In the Dendrosporobacter quercicolus genome, AGATGATGAACAGCATCCAGCGTGCGGGCCACCAAATCACGCATTTGCATAATTTGCTCCCGTTCAGCCTTGCTGGTCACCACTTCAGCCAGCACGCGCAGGCCGACAATAATGGATGTTAACGACTGACTTGTCTCATCATGCAGCTCACGGGAAATCTTTTTACGTTCTTCCTCCTGAATACTGATAATCTTATTGACAAAGATGGTCTGCAGCTCCCGCTTTTCCTTTAACGCGATCATCAGCTTTTCGCGATTGGCATTTGATTCCAGAGCAGCCTCAACAAACCGGGCCGCCAGCCGGGCATAAGGCGCTGCCGTTTCAGGATCACCGGTTACACCGATTACGCCTACACAGCGGTCGGCAAAAATGATCGGAACATTAACCCCCCGCCGTACACCGCGCATTCTGATCTCATCCTCAGCACTTACGGAAAACTCCTGAATATTGCCTGAAGTCAGGCGCTGTGCGGCGGCTTCATGGACCTGCCCGACTCTTTCCTTGCTAAAAGACGCCAAAATAACACCACGATCATCCGTAATGTTGACATTTTTCTTAAGTTCACTGGCCACGATATCCACCAGTGACTGCGCGAACTTAGGATCCAGGCTTTGAAAGTCTTCTCTATGCACGACACCACCGCCCTTGTGGATATATTAAACTTCATCTTTAATATTAGCTTTTTTGCTTTATTCCGTCAATTAGCTCCTGCATTCGGCTACAGCCTAACCTTACCGTAGGCCACCGTTCCCTGCCCTGTAATAAAAACTTTATGTAAAAATTATTGTCATGAATTGCCAGTTCCACACAGCCAACAATTAAATATGTTCCTGTCGTTGCCTTCTCCTAAAATGAAAATATCATAATAATGCCGGCCAATGAAGGCTGGCTTTATTATGATATTCGCCGCTGCTTCGCTGAAAAACTGCTCAATATAAATACCAGCGCGGCAAAAGCTACTGAAACAGCTTCTGTCATCCAGGGATAACCGGCCAGGAATGGTGCAAGTTTTTGATCTTCAACAATCATCCCGCCGGCTGTCCAGCCTAAAAATGCTGCACCAACCATAATGATAACCGGCCATTTCTCAATCAAACGGTGAATCAGGCGGCTGCCCCAGAGAATGATAGGAATACTGATTCCCAGGCCAATCACCAATAGCGATATATTGCCCTTGGCTACCCCGGTAATAGCGATTACGTTGTCCAGGCTCATTACGACGTCGGCAATGATAATTGTCCGGACAGCCTCACCTAAGCTGCTGGCAACTGAAATACACGCCTGCCCGCTGTCCTGTTTAGCCAGTTTTACGGCAATCCATAATAACAAAACGCCGCCAAGCATTTGCAGGTACGGAATCTGCAATAAATAAACCGCCAGAAAAGTTAATACAATGCGCAGCACGACTGCCCCTGCCCCACCTAAAATGATCGCATACTTTTGCCGACGCGGCGATAAATTCCGGCTTGCCAGGGCAATGACCAGCGCATTGTCGCCACTTAACACCAAATTAATTGTCACTATGCTGATTAATCCAACAATAAAATCCATAATGATCACCATCTATATAAATTCGGATTATTATTATTGCCGCAATATGCTACAACGATGTTGGTATTAATAGCCAGGTAATTATTTTACTAGATATACTTTGATACTATTCCGGCAGTAACACAAGTATTCTCTCTATTGGCTAGCGGCGACGCCTGCCATTAGCCGTTCAATATCCGTGCGTCCTACCGCACTGCTTGATCATCCCTTCACCACGGTCCGGTCCTTACTGCAACGATTGTCCCTGAGCCGGCCAACTTGACGGTAATAAAAAACAGTCCAAAAGCGTCCGCCTGCCGGCAGACGCTCAACTTGGACTGTCTCCTTAATCCCCTCCAGCCATATTCAAGAAATTATTCATCCCAATCCATCGCCCGCTTGACGGCTTTCTGCCAACCGGCATAAAGCTTATCGCGTTCTTCCGGAGCCATTTGCGGTTCAAACCGGCGGTTAAGCTGCCAGTTTTTAATCAACTCTTCCTTACTGCTCCAGACGCCGACAGCCAGACCGGCCAGATACGCCGCGCCCAGGGCCGTGGTTTCAATAACCTGCGGACGGTCTACCGGTACATGTAAAAGATCGCTCTGGAACTGCATAAGCAGATTATTGGCAACAGCGCCGCCATCTACCTTCAACGCTTGCAGCTTAATGCCCGAATCTGCTTCCATGGCTCCCAGAACATCTTTGGTCTGATATGCCATCGAATCCAGTGTCGCCCGAATGAGATGAGCTTTGCTGGTGCCACGCGTTAAGCCAAAAATGGCGCCGCGGGCTTTCATGTCCCAATAGGGTGCTCCCAGACCGACAAAGGCTGGAACGACATATACACCTTCAGCATTGTCAACCTTTTGCGCATAATACTCTGAATCAGGAGCTGCTTCAATAATTTTCAAACCATCGCGCAACCATTGGATGGCCGATCCCGCCACAAAGATACTTCCTTCCAGCGCATATTCGACCTTGCCTTCAATGCCCCAGGCAATGGTGGTAAGCAGCCCGTTCTTAGAACTGTACAGCTCACTTCCGGTATTCATCAGCATAAAGCAGCCGGTGCCATAGGTATTTTTCGCCATGCCCGGCTTAAAGCAGGTCTGACCAAACAATGCTGCCTGCTGGTCCCCCGCCGCTCCGGCAATTGGTACAGATGCACCCATGAACACAGCCGGGTCGGTATGCCCGTATACTTCACTGGATGGGCGAACCTGCGGCAGCATGGAAGCCGGAACAGTAAGCGCTGAAAGAATTTCCTCATCCCATTTTAATTCCCGGATATTATACATGAGCGTACGTGATGCATTGGAATAATCTGTTACATGAACTCTGCCGCCGGTCAATTTCCAGATCAGCCAGGTATCCATTGTGCCAAATAATAATTCACCGGCATCCGCTTTAGTCCGTGCTCCAGCCACATTATCCAAAATCCATTTGACTTTAGTGCCTGAGAAATAAGCATCCACCACCAGACCGGTTTTTTGCCTGATCATCGGCTCCAGGCCTTTTGCTTTTAGCTCGTTGCAGATATCCATGGTCTGACGGGATTGCCACACAATCGCATGATAAACAGGTTTACCGGTATTTTTATCCCAAACTACTGTAGTTTCACGCTGGTTTGTGATACCAATGGCAGCAATATCCGTTAGCGCAATGTCGGCTTTAGCCACCACCTCGGCCACCACTCCGATTTGAGTGCTCCAGATTTCATCCGCGTTATGCTCCACCCAGCCAGGTTTAGGAAATATTTGCGTAAATTCCTTCTGGGCCACTGCAATAATGTTAGAGGTTTGATCAAACAGAATAGCTCTTGAACTTGTAGTACCCTGGTCTAAAGCCAATACATACTTTTCACTCATATCCGCCACTCCCTTATTGTATTTTGGTTGGTCAGCAAGTTACGCTTATAAAAAACCGCCTGCTCTGGCAATGAAGTAGGCAACAATTGCCCCAGCCATAGGTCCTGCAACAGGAATCCAGGCATATCCCCAGTCTGAGCGTCCTTTTCCGGCAATCGGCAAAATAGCATGAGCAATACGCGGTCCAAGGTCGCGAGCTGGGTTTAAAGCGTAGCCGGTAGGACCGCCCAGCGATAATCCCAGCCCCCAAACCAGTATACCGACAAGATATGGTCCGACTCCCGGAGGAATAGCGCCGGTAGGCTTGGAAAAGATAGCAAAAATCATGAGTACCAGCATTGATGTAGCAATAATTTCACATAACAGATTTGCACCGGTATTGCGGATAGCCGGCGCTGTGCAGAAAACGGCCAGCTTAGTCCCCTTATCCTCAGTGACCTCCCAGTGCGGCAGAAAGGCCAGCCAGGTAATGGCAGCGCCGGCAATACCACCCAGCAATTCAGCTCCCATGGTGGCAATTGCCTCGGAAACGGTATAAACCCCAACAAAGGTCTTGGCCAGGGTCACTGCCGGATTTAAATCAGCCTGCGGCGCTCCGGCCGCATTGGCGGTAAATACACCCAGCATAACAGCAAACCCCCAGCCTGCAGTAATCACTATCCAGCCGGAGCCTTCAGCTTTGGACTTTGACAATACGCAGTTTGCCACAACGCCACAACCAAAAATCATTAAAACCATCGTTCCCAAAAATTCACCGAATAAGTTTGTCATAAATCTGCTTCCCCCTTTTCATATTTAGCCTTAAATGCTTTCCTTTCATTATTCTCCAAGTACAGCTTAATCATCAGCCCCTTTACTAGACAATGAGACTTAGTTCGAACGTCTCCAGGGACTTAGCCGTTGTCAGATCCTGTTTCTCGCCAGCGGAAAGTCAATTTAGTCATTAACTAAATAACAAAGTTGGGCTGGACATAGAAAAGAAGCCCAAAACAAATCTAGCCTTCAGCTAAATCCACAATGAACTTCTCTTATATCTCTCGTCCAATATATTTACTTATTATAGCATATTATACATTTGTCGCAATATTCCTGCAAATTATATTTTTTTATTTCCATAATTCACGCCGGCTTGTACTAACTGCGTACACACCCTTTTGCAATGCATTTTGAACATCTTCGGCGGTATAGAGCAAGCCGCCGGCCAATATTGGCACTCCGGTTCTTTGAGAAAGCTCTTGAACAGCCTGAATCGGTACCGATGCCGGCAGGATTTCCACTGCATCAGGTTTACAGCCCTGCAACAGGTTGATACCTGATTTCAAAGCCTCAGAATCCATGAGAAACAAGCGTTGAATGACAACCATACCTTCTTCTCTGGCATGCTTAACCAATTGGGGTTTGGTTGTAAGCGCACCAGTAACGCCCATGCGCGCCAAAAATTTAATCCCGGCTTTATCTTTGCCTATTCCCCCTAACAAATCAAGATGGATCAGTATTCGCTTATTAAATTTTTTTGCCTCAGCCAGCAATTCAGGCAATACGATAATATCGCCAAACAGCAATATAATGCCGGGTACCTCAGTTTGGGCCAGAGCCCACTTAAAATCGCTATACGTCCGTACTCCGGGCACAACTGATCCGGCAGTAAACAATCGTTCAAAAATCGACCCTTGTCCCATGTTTTTAATCTCACTTATCAAGAATTTCTATGTTCTATCTAGTATTTATTCGGCTAAATTCAAAATATTCCTTTAAATCTTTCAATAAATACCATAGCAAAATCCCTGAAAAATTGCCTTGGAAAATCATTTTTGGGAAAACTAAGTGCAAGAGGTGATAGACAGGCTGCAAAATCATTTCCTAAATTTTATGATAAAGAGGTGATCTTTATGGATAATCGCCCTGATCAAATAATATCAAGCGATGACGCACAAGCCAATACTGACCGGCCTGATACGGCAAAAAACCAACCTGTTGATAACGGCGCAGACCCGGCTTCCGTTGCTGAAGATAACTCTCTATATACCTCAGGAACCTCCGAAATGCCTGCATAAAGCTAGACCCCTGAATTGTTACTGACGGACGGTTTTCCGTAATACTGCAATACTGCGTTGTCGTCAATCGGCATAGCCATTCACTTGCAGTTTCAAGATTGGCGCAGTACTGGCACGATGAAACCGGGGCGGTTGATCCCCCCCGTTTCATCATGGGCACTAAAGGCCATTATAGTAATACCATAGTCCCTTGCCTCTTAATATATTTCCTCCGGAACCGGGTTCATCGCCGGCTTTTACCACCCAGAAATCCCATCGCTCAGTCGTTGTATTCGGTCCATAAGGTTCATGCCAGCGGGTATCTCCATCTAAATTATCAGCAGCTTCCGCATGGGTCATCACAGATTTGCCGTCAATAGGAATATCCAGCGTTTTTGCCAGAACTGCAATCACCTGCGCAAGCGCTTCTATTTGCTGATCAGTTGGAGGTTCCGGTCCAAGATCATCAACAGAACAGGCATTGTATGCACAAGCTGCGACAATGGAAACTGCACCGCTATTACGGTGATAAGTGTGAAGTTTATATTCATTAAAATCATCAGTACTTACAAAAAGCTCGCCATTTTGACCAACATTTATATGATAATCGTCAAAATACTGCTCATAATGCCCTGCTGACCAGTGAAGATATAGCTTAACCGTACGCCCTATATTTTCGGCGACCTTCTGTAGTCCTGGCCTGGCCTGTTCTGCCAGCGCTTCCAATTCCTCCAGCATGATCTGCCTCATAACATCACTCCTTTTCACCGCCTCGCCTGATTATAATATAGTATGCAGCTCCGTTCCTTGTTGACCTAAAAAATTCCACTGCCTTATTTGCCGCATAGAAAAACCGCTCCTCCTTTACCCGCAAAGGAGGAGCGGCCATAACCGTTTTTATTTAAAAATACCGAAAGGCTTGCCGACAGGCAAGAAAATTCTCCCGAAGTGCTGGTTCAAAACCACTGCGGCCGAACCGTAAAAGGATAATAGCGAGATAAGCAATTCCGACCATGCGGCAATTGTGTGCGCAGTATGATTGGGACTAAAAGTATCTATTGCCAGAGTGAGTAATAAGACATCAATAAACAAAAAAATCGAAAAAAGCACTTTATTTGTTTCCATTGAACCAATCGTCATAAATAACGAAAAGATTAAGTAACCGCAAAAGGCAAAAGCCAGTTGCTTAGGATCAGCGTTTGCCGCTAAAGCGGGTCCGAAAGCGCCCAGTTTGATCAGCCAGCTGGCAGCTACGCCGAACCAGAAAAAGGCATATCCGCCAAACGCAGTAGCGCCGAAAATATTGTTATGCTTAAAATCATACAAACTGGCAATTAACTGAAGAATTGCCCCCAAAAAAATAGCCCAGGGGATGATGAACGCCACGCCTGTTGTAATTCCCAATTTTTGCGATGACGCTACAAAGGTGACCATGGCAAGTCCGAATAACCCCAGAGCCGAAGGGTCGGCGACCGTAATTTTTACTTTTTGTACATCACTGGTACTCAATCAAAAACCTCCTATTTCAAAAGTATTTTAAAAATATCATAAAAGTTCATTATATGTCAATTCATCTGCTTAAAATAATAATAAAAATCATTTTATTATTTATAAATTATCTGATAAACTTTTAATTAAAAAAACGCCTCAAAGGCGCTTTTTTAATTAAAACTGAATTAGCTTAAAATTGCATAGACTGATAAGCAAATACTATACACACTAATTAACCCTGTTACAATAATAATCGGATTCTCGAATAAATTTGAATTCACTGCACTCACCTCACTGTATAACTCAATATGTCTTATTTTGCCCATTTAAAACCATTTAAAACCATTTAAAATAAAATCTTTAACTGAAGTTAATATTCTTCCAAATTATTCCATTTCCTTTAATTTATGTAAATTTTTTACACCCCATTGAATTAATAGTGCTCAAGCAAGCTTAAATCATAATCTTACAAACCTCATTATCAATATTTATTATTTATAAATATAAAATATTTATTTATATCAATTATATATTATTGAATTAACTTAGTAAAGCCGCTTACAATAAATTTAGCATTTATTTCAGCAACAGCGTCCAATCCTTAGTCTATCTTTAGACAACTGAAGTATTTTTTTATATAATAGCATTATATGCTGAATTTAATCAGGCCGATTCATGTTGCTTGCTCTTTCCCTCAATGATGTGCCTTTTCAGTGCTGCCTATAATAAGCAGGACTAAAAGGAATGCAAAAACCAGACAATCAATATTCACTGGATTAGGGCTGATAAGGTACTAGCTTATGTCATTTAAAACAGGATCGCTGCAAGAATTTTTCCGGCCTGCAAGGCGAAGATTTGCGCAGCTCAGGAATCTGTAAAGCAACGAAGAAGACGGGAAAAGAGCTGCAAAAGTTGCCGCAGTTAACTTTCACTTAATGATCCTTGTTTGTAAAATCGGGGGGTATCCTATGGAACACATAAGTATGGAAATTCTGATTTTTTTATTGTCGGCAGGCTTTATTGCTGCATTCATCGACTCTGTTGTCGGCGGCGGCGGCTTAATTTCCGTGCCGGCGCTGTTAATGACAGGGCTGCCGCCCGGCGTTGTATTGGGCACCAACAAACTTGCCTCAATATGCTGCTCTTTGACCAGCAGCATGTCCTTTTTTCGTTCAGGAAAAATGAATATCGGATTAGTTAAATACCTTTTTCCGGTATCACTGCTCGGTTCGATTCTGGGAGCATATACAGTGAGGCTTATTCCACCGGAAATTTTAAAGCCGCTTGTTCTGACCATGCTGATTTTAGTGGCGGTTTATACGGTTTTAAAAAAAGATTGGGGCGATAAATCCACCTATACCGGAATTAACAAAAAAGCCGGCATATTAGGAGGTTGCGCAGCTTTTGCATTAGGCTTCTATGACGGCTTTTTCGGCCCAGGAACAGGCTCGTTCTTGATTTTTGCCTTTTTAATGCTTGGTTTTGATTTTGTGGTAGCCGCCGGAAACGCCAAAGCACTCAATTTGGCAAGCAACCTGGGGGCTGCCGCGACGTTTATGCTGGCCGGTTCCGTCAATTATATCTATGGCCTCACTATGGGCCTGGCAATGATCGTCGGCGCCATCGCAGGATCAAGATTTGCTATCGCCAAAGGCAGCGCTTATGTTAAACCACTATTTGTTTCAGTAACAACCTTGTTAATCGGAAAACAATTATGGGATTTCTTACAATAAATGTTCGTTTGGACGATATATCTGTCCGGCGGCTGCTGCCCTTGCCAGCACCAAAACAATCTATATTTAGGAGGCGGGTAATGAAAAGCACGTCCAGCATCGAAGAAGAATGTTTAAGCTGTCATGGAACCGGAAAAATCAACCAAAAGAAATGCCCTGCCTGTAATGGCACCGGAACTAGCCTGACTGAAGACGGGCAAAAACTACTTAAATTTTTAAGAGACAGTATAAGAACCTCTGAGCATTAGCGATAAATAAAAAAGCCGCCTGCCAACAGAAACGACTTGGTCACGACTATTTAAAAATTGCCATGCTGTATTTGCCTGAGGGAGAGGGTATGGTCAAATCAGCAAGGCAATTTGTTTAATTTAAGTATACTGGATAAATTCTTGGTACTTGTTAAATCAATATGAACTTTTGATTAAGATTTACCTTTAATTTTCAAGGACTTCGCAATTTGTGTTACTATCCTTACTTTTTCTGTTCTGCTATTTTTTCAGCAATACCGGATTCTTTTACTACTTTTATAAGTTTTTTCGTTTCTTTAAGCCATTTTTGAAAAAAGTCCTCGTGGCTTAAATAGTTAACTTCCATACCTAGCTATGTTGGCCTTAACTACATTTTTAACAAAAGCGTCTGGAATAACGGCGGCTCCCCTGATATGCTGTAATTCCTAAATCCGCTATGTTCCTCCTCGGCTGCGTTTCGAAGTACGTTCCGGCTAACCGGACCAAGAGATGGTGTTCGAATGAGTAAAAAATATTCAGACCTGGCAGCAGCAGCAAAGAACGGTATCAAGCGGGGCGGCTTTTCCGAAGAAGGCTGGCCGCTATAAAGCTCCGGCTTACCGGCTATTTTATACCCTGGAACATTTTTCGCGGAAAAAAAAGGGATATTTCAGCAAACCCCGCTGAAATATCCCTTTATCCTTGTATGTCCCGCTACTGTCGAGCAGTGCAAGCCCCTTGGGAAGCAACTGGGGCTGTTTGACAAACGACACCTGGCGGATAGAATATCTAAATTGTTCCAT is a window encoding:
- a CDS encoding sugar diacid recognition domain-containing protein, producing the protein MHREDFQSLDPKFAQSLVDIVASELKKNVNITDDRGVILASFSKERVGQVHEAAAQRLTSGNIQEFSVSAEDEIRMRGVRRGVNVPIIFADRCVGVIGVTGDPETAAPYARLAARFVEAALESNANREKLMIALKEKRELQTIFVNKIISIQEEERKKISRELHDETSQSLTSIIVGLRVLAEVVTSKAEREQIMQMRDLVARTLDAVHHLAVELRPLLLDDLGLIVAAQKYVDHYCQQYPIAVDIDFVNLSREQRFLPEIEITMYRILQEALTNIAKHAQASHVQVKLRRQRQRLCLTVSDNGIGFNPDFTSKSGTRLGIFGMKERVELFDGIFAIKSLPGAGTEVAAEIPLANKKNKKRIW
- a CDS encoding peptidoglycan recognition protein family protein codes for the protein MLEELEALAEQARPGLQKVAENIGRTVKLYLHWSAGHYEQYFDDYHINVGQNGELFVSTDDFNEYKLHTYHRNSGAVSIVAACAYNACSVDDLGPEPPTDQQIEALAQVIAVLAKTLDIPIDGKSVMTHAEAADNLDGDTRWHEPYGPNTTTERWDFWVVKAGDEPGSGGNILRGKGLWYYYNGL
- a CDS encoding glycerol-3-phosphate responsive antiterminator, with the protein product MGQGSIFERLFTAGSVVPGVRTYSDFKWALAQTEVPGIILLFGDIIVLPELLAEAKKFNKRILIHLDLLGGIGKDKAGIKFLARMGVTGALTTKPQLVKHAREEGMVVIQRLFLMDSEALKSGINLLQGCKPDAVEILPASVPIQAVQELSQRTGVPILAGGLLYTAEDVQNALQKGVYAVSTSRRELWK
- a CDS encoding TerC family protein, producing MDFIVGLISIVTINLVLSGDNALVIALASRNLSPRRQKYAIILGGAGAVVLRIVLTFLAVYLLQIPYLQMLGGVLLLWIAVKLAKQDSGQACISVASSLGEAVRTIIIADVVMSLDNVIAITGVAKGNISLLVIGLGISIPIILWGSRLIHRLIEKWPVIIMVGAAFLGWTAGGMIVEDQKLAPFLAGYPWMTEAVSVAFAALVFILSSFSAKQRRIS
- the glpK gene encoding glycerol kinase GlpK encodes the protein MSEKYVLALDQGTTSSRAILFDQTSNIIAVAQKEFTQIFPKPGWVEHNADEIWSTQIGVVAEVVAKADIALTDIAAIGITNQRETTVVWDKNTGKPVYHAIVWQSRQTMDICNELKAKGLEPMIRQKTGLVVDAYFSGTKVKWILDNVAGARTKADAGELLFGTMDTWLIWKLTGGRVHVTDYSNASRTLMYNIRELKWDEEILSALTVPASMLPQVRPSSEVYGHTDPAVFMGASVPIAGAAGDQQAALFGQTCFKPGMAKNTYGTGCFMLMNTGSELYSSKNGLLTTIAWGIEGKVEYALEGSIFVAGSAIQWLRDGLKIIEAAPDSEYYAQKVDNAEGVYVVPAFVGLGAPYWDMKARGAIFGLTRGTSKAHLIRATLDSMAYQTKDVLGAMEADSGIKLQALKVDGGAVANNLLMQFQSDLLHVPVDRPQVIETTALGAAYLAGLAVGVWSSKEELIKNWQLNRRFEPQMAPEERDKLYAGWQKAVKRAMDWDE
- a CDS encoding MIP/aquaporin family protein — encoded protein: MTNLFGEFLGTMVLMIFGCGVVANCVLSKSKAEGSGWIVITAGWGFAVMLGVFTANAAGAPQADLNPAVTLAKTFVGVYTVSEAIATMGAELLGGIAGAAITWLAFLPHWEVTEDKGTKLAVFCTAPAIRNTGANLLCEIIATSMLVLMIFAIFSKPTGAIPPGVGPYLVGILVWGLGLSLGGPTGYALNPARDLGPRIAHAILPIAGKGRSDWGYAWIPVAGPMAGAIVAYFIARAGGFL
- a CDS encoding TSUP family transporter is translated as MEHISMEILIFLLSAGFIAAFIDSVVGGGGLISVPALLMTGLPPGVVLGTNKLASICCSLTSSMSFFRSGKMNIGLVKYLFPVSLLGSILGAYTVRLIPPEILKPLVLTMLILVAVYTVLKKDWGDKSTYTGINKKAGILGGCAAFALGFYDGFFGPGTGSFLIFAFLMLGFDFVVAAGNAKALNLASNLGAAATFMLAGSVNYIYGLTMGLAMIVGAIAGSRFAIAKGSAYVKPLFVSVTTLLIGKQLWDFLQ
- a CDS encoding acetate uptake transporter, producing the protein MSTSDVQKVKITVADPSALGLFGLAMVTFVASSQKLGITTGVAFIIPWAIFLGAILQLIASLYDFKHNNIFGATAFGGYAFFWFGVAASWLIKLGAFGPALAANADPKQLAFAFCGYLIFSLFMTIGSMETNKVLFSIFLFIDVLLLTLAIDTFSPNHTAHTIAAWSELLISLLSFYGSAAVVLNQHFGRIFLPVGKPFGIFK